The sequence TTGGTGGCAGCATTTTATTTCAGGAAGTGGTACCGGTTTGGTTCAGGGCGGAAACCTTCAACTCGTATGAAGGCTGGCAAAAGGCCGGAAAGGTCGTAAAGAAAAACTCAAGACCTTTTCTGGTCTGGGGTCGCCCGGTCGAAAGAACGGACGAATACGGAAAGTCCTATTCCTACTTTTCGGTCCGTTACCTGTACTCCAATGCCCAGGTGGCAGATCAGAAACAGTCCTGACACCTCGCCCTTTCGTGGTGCGGCCTTCGGGCCGCACCTTTTTTTGTTCACAAATCTGATTACCAAATCATTATATATCAATTCGATGATGATTGTTTTAATGTCATCCCTAACGGGATTCTGTAATTTTTGTCGGTTCCCTTTGCTACCAATATATCGTCCCTACGGGACTTGGCCAGTGGGATGGAATAGACCCTTCCATGCTTCTAGAAACATTTTGTATTTAACTTCAGGGCGCAGTTCAGGGCAGCGAAGCCCTGGTGGTACCAAATACCCGGAGCCATGCGACGGGGATTTGGCAGGGTGAGCTGCCCGGTCCCGACACCGCCAGGTGTCGGGAGAACCTCGCCCTGAAAAAGACTTTTTTGTTACTTTTTTGGTCTCAAAAAAGTAAAAGAATTAAAGTGCCGCCATGCGGCCGGGGAGCAGATCGAACATCCATTACCGCCTGTCCCGCCGAAAGGCGGGAATTGCAGAGGTAGAAATTGAGGTGAAAGGAGAGGTAGATTTACCAAAGGATCGGCGAAATAATGCTGATAGCATATTTCCTTGTAAATCTTAATTTACTCCTATATGCTAATGCATATATTTTCTTAAATTTTCATTCAACTATATTTAATTGCATATAATTTAGTATATTTGCGCATTATTATATTCAAAAACATATAATGAAACAGTTAGCAGAATTTGTCAAAGAACGTAGAAGAGAAGTAAATCTTACTCAGGGAGAATTCGCTGAACGTGCGGGTGTTGCACTAACAGTAATACGTAAAATAGAACAAGGAAAAACAAACCTGAATATGGATAAGGTAAATCTGGTTCTTCGCATGTTCGGACATGAGTTAGCGCCAGTAAACAGTAAAGATCTTAAGAAATGAGACAAGGAAAGGTGTTTTATAAAGACCATTTTGCAGGTGTGATTACTGAAACAAACGATGGTGAATACGTATTTCAATATGATGATCACTACGTGAAAGATTATCCGGATGAATTCATCACATTTACAATGCCGGTTGCAAATCGACCATACATTGACAAAAGACTCCACCCATTTTTTGAAGGACTGATCCCTGAAGGATGGTTGCTGGATATTGCTTCCGCACACTGGAAGATCAATAAAAACGACCGGATGGGATTATTACTGGCGTGTTGTCAGGATTGTATCGGAGCTGTGAGCATTAAACCTAAAACAGAAGGAGATGGCGAATAGATGTTTGTATTGTTATGAGTCCGTTGAAGAAGGGCGTGACTTCCATGAAAATTGTTCATTGGAATTCTTTGGATCATCGACACCTCCGGAATTGGGATATTCTCTGAGTGAAATGGATGAATTGGCAAAGAATGTCGTAGAACGCAGCGTAGCTGTACCTGGAGTTCAACCAAAATTATCATTATCATTAGTCAGGAAAACCAAAGAAACTGCTGATACACGGTTGACAATAGTTGGTGCATTAGGAGGACTCTATATTTTCAAACCTCCATCTGACCAATATCCCGAAATGCCCCAAAACGAACATGTGACCATGCGTATTGCTGAAAGCTTCGGAATCAGAGTAGTACCTTCATCCTTAATCCGATTGTCTTCCGGCGAGCTATGCTATATCACAAAGCGAGTCGACCGAACAGAAACTGGTGAGAAGATCCATATGATCGATATGTTTCAAATCACTGAAGCGTTTGATAAGTATAAAAGTTCCATGGAGAAAGTTGGGAAAGCTATCGGT comes from Bacteroidales bacterium and encodes:
- a CDS encoding helix-turn-helix domain-containing protein → MKQLAEFVKERRREVNLTQGEFAERAGVALTVIRKIEQGKTNLNMDKVNLVLRMFGHELAPVNSKDLKK
- a CDS encoding HipA N-terminal domain-containing protein encodes the protein MRQGKVFYKDHFAGVITETNDGEYVFQYDDHYVKDYPDEFITFTMPVANRPYIDKRLHPFFEGLIPEGWLLDIASAHWKINKNDRMGLLLACCQDCIGAVSIKPKTEGDGE
- a CDS encoding HipA domain-containing protein, translated to MANRCLYCYESVEEGRDFHENCSLEFFGSSTPPELGYSLSEMDELAKNVVERSVAVPGVQPKLSLSLVRKTKETADTRLTIVGALGGLYIFKPPSDQYPEMPQNEHVTMRIAESFGIRVVPSSLIRLSSGELCYITKRVDRTETGEKIHMIDMFQITEAFDKYKSSMEKVGKAIGIYSSNTLLDKVFYFELVLFSFLTGNNDMHLKNFSMIESPSGWVLAPAYDLLNVAIVLPEDKEELALTLVGKKKKLKREHFEQLGEDLELTGKQIKGAFRRMIKYKPSAFRWIDRSFLSDDMKTAYNEVLDSRYRQLGLIE